TATTATGTCTTGTGTTACTACATTGTCTATCTCTATCCTAGTCAATGGGACACCCACACGCTTTTTCCAACCTTCTCGTGGTATCCGTCAAGGAGACCCCTTATCATCCTACttattcattatttgtatggaaACTCTTTCTCAATTGATTGATGAAGCTACACAACTGAAAAATGGACTACTATAAGGATTTTCCGACAAGGACCAACTCTTTCTCATCTCATTTTTTATGACGATCTTATTCTCTTTGCTAAAGCAGACTTACAAAACACTCATGATATCACTATCATATTTCATCACCTTTCTAACCAATCTGGCCAACGTATCAATTTTTCAAAATCCAAACTCGTATTTTCAAAAAATGTATCGTAACACACAAATTAATTTAAGTTGTACATTAAATATTCATACAACATCTAATTTCAGTAAATATCTAAGTTTTCCTATGCCTAATTTCTACCCCGAAGTCAGCTGATTATCAGTATATTCAGGATCGCATGAATAATCATCTTCAAGGTTAGAAAATAAAATTTCTTTCGCTAAGTGGCAGGGCTACCCTCATCATATCTGTACTTAACTCCATACCCACTTATGCCATGCAAACTAACATACTCCCACACAAATTCCTTCATCATATTGATCGTATCAAACGTCATTTTTTTTGGGGTTCCACTGCATCCCACACCAAATTACACCTAACTAATTGGGACCTCGTTACTACACCTAAGTACCATGGTGGATTAGGGATTCAAAAATTACTCCTAAGAATATGACTATGTTATTCAGCGTAACATGGCGCTTCACCCAACACCCATCAACTTTATGGGCCATGATCCTTCGAGGTAAATATTATCACCATCGTAGTTCACACTATCACTGCATCTCTTTTACTTCAAAACCATAAGATTCATACATTTGAAGAGTATCACCAAAATAGCTCATATATGCCATCAAGGCACTGTATGAAATATAGGTAATGGCCAAATCATTAGTCTTTGGTACGATCAATGGATCTCCCCCAACTTCTCACTTTGTCAACTAATTCAAGGACCCCAACTCTCCCATGAATCTACATTGCTGCTTAGCCATATCATCCTTCCTTCAACCTATAATTTATCAACGTTATCCTTTGAACTCCCTACCTCTATCTCTCTCCTTATCCATAACACATATGTGCCCTCTTCTTCTACTCATATGAATTTAATACACTGGCAACCAACCTCTAATGACTTGTTCTCTACTGCCTCCGCCTATCGACCGATTCTAGAATATACCTACACTACCCAAAATTAAGCATTTTCTCTGACTTCTCCTCCATGGTAAGTTACCCACTGCTGCTCTTCTAAACTCTCGTCATATTCTTCCTCGCCCTGCATGCTCCGTTTGTGGCCATGCTTGGGAAGATGCTTCACATATATTTACCACTTGTTTACCCGCTATCCACATTTGGCAATACTTTGCTATTTTCGTccccaacaacaacccaatacaTGGCTTCAACGCATATGCACTGATACTGATGCTACTTACATACATCACCGTATTGCTATTCCTTTCCCGATTCTCGTCCCTTTTATCGTTTGGCATATTTGGCTGACACATAATCATAATCTTTTTAATCGCTCAGCTTTACCTGTATTTTATCATGCGATTCTCACTCATGCTATTGAGTTTAACTGATTAGCCACTACTTCACAACAGCCTAAACCCACTACAATCATTCATGTTGGTTGGTCTCCTCCCCTTACTAGGTATAAACTTAATATTGATGGCGCTTTTGACAATCACTCAAAATATGGAGGAGCTGGTGGTGTTGTCAAAGACTCTTCTGGCAACTGGATTATGGGCTTCTCTAAGTCTTTGTATCTCACTAATGTCCTACAAACTGAATTATTAGCTATCCACTTTGGCTTATAGCTTGTCATTGAACAGAATCTCACACCACTTGCTGTGGAGACTGACTCACAGGTGTTAGTCACCCTTCTATCGACGACCAGTTCTAAATACTCACATTTATTTGATGAATGCAGGCTGATGCTCCGTAATCCACAAATCCATGAGATCCAACACACATTTCGGGAGGGGAATGGAGTTGAGGGTCAATTGGCATGTTTTGGCAAGCAAAGGGCTTCTGAACTACATCATGATGCTATGATTTTTGAAACACCCCCCACTTTTATATTGTCTCGCTTAATGTTTGACTTAACGGGAACTATAATCTCGCGTTCAGTATCCTCTATGTACTAGTACTTTTCGTTTTTAATATATCAATGCGTGTTATGACAAAAAAAATGATGGTGAGTAATTTGGAAATCTAGCTCGAATAAGcgcaaaatgaaagaagaagaagaagaagaagaagtaataGACAAGGCAAAATAATACTACTGCTTAATTAGGAGTAAAAAAGATCGAAAAGGAGGAGGAGGAAACAGAAGGAAACAGAAGTAGAAAATCGTCGGTGAAATTAAAATTCACCAAGAACACATGTAAGTCAATTATTTATGAGATGTTGCAGATTGAAATTAATGCACCGATGACGTCAATTAATATATACAAAGTTAATAGCAGGAATATTACGAAAATGATAGTATAACGTTTACTCTAGCAGGACATAATGATTTATCACAATCATCACATGTTAGGATTTGTTATTTTTCGTTTTTGTCATATCGatgatataacaaaataaaagttcaatcAAGCTATGTCAATATTAGACAGACAACAAATCCGTGTGGAGTGCAGCTGGGTTAATAGTTATATTTACACCGACCCAATAATACTACATATTTTCAAATATATTCTTATTACTAAATCATAATAGTAATTTAATGCATATTCTCATATAAATTTATGACTTAATCGATCATAATAAATTAGTCTGGTTTAACATAAGCATCAGATGTACCATGGTTTTTTTAATTCAATAATTGGTCACTCTTTCTATGTGAGAAGTGTGAACCGTGAATATAAAATGCGTCTCTGCTTGTGTGAACTGTGAATAATGAGTGCAAATTAAAGGACGTGTCTCATATTATAAAAATTGGGATACacgttttcttcttctcttcttccccAGAAGACTGGAACGAACCTCAACAAGATATATATAAGCATTTTTATTAGTACCCAGTGACACACTACATCTCTCAAAATAGCAATATAGACAGGAAATTAGGGAGAAATGGGAAACTGCTGCCTAAAGCCTGTAGATAATCTTTCTACCACTATTAAGCTTTCTAACCCTCCTGCAGGTATGTACCATTATTTTGGTTTTGCAATTCATCAGATTCTATCAAAACAATTCATATTTCCAATTGGATTTATCTATGTCCATTAATGCCAATGCAAATGATTTTTTTACAAAATCGGTGTAATTTAACTTGTTGTAGAACATTCTTGTCTTATTTCAGGTTACTAGCTAGTTCTATTGATTATGACTAATTATCTTTATTACCTTTAAAATACTACCGAGTATAGCGGAATAGACTCTTCATTCTTAACCAAATATCTTGAATTCGGTATTGGAAGCTCTTCCCTTTTAGTGAGCCGCGAATTCAAATTAGTCAATCTAATAGATTGTTGCTGCCCAGTAGTTAGGAAACATATGAACTTTAGTGATATGATAGTGTAAAAACAATTCATATAGAACTTTTTTGTGTATATTTTCAGCCCttgatttaaattttattatgccAGCATCCAAGAAACCTAGTACTTCTCTCATCAATAACGCCAAGGTGGTTCATGCCGAGGGAACCACGAACGGTGGCGGCGGCGGTGGTGCTGGAAAAGAGGAAGTGGCAACAAGTGGGAAAATTATAACACCCAATTTGAAAATGTACAGTTTTGCGGAATTGAAAAGCACAACGAGAAATTTTAGACCAGATACAATATTGGGGGAAGGAGGATTTGGTAGAGTTTTCGAAGGTTGGGTTGATAACAAGACATTAGCTCCTTCTAAAGTTGGCATCGGAATGGCAGTTGCTGTCAAAAAATCTAATCAAATAGCCTGCAAAGTCTCAAGGAATGGCAGtaaaaatttaagttatatatacggACAGTTGAAAAACTTGTTGGAGAAAGTTGATCATATATTTCAACAGTGAAAATGTTATAAAAATTGAACACATTTTTATGATTGTGTGTGCAGGCAGAGGTAAAATTTCTGGGAAAATTTAGTCATCCAAATCTAGTACAACTAATCGGATACTGCTGGGAAGAGAAGCAATTCCTACTTGTATATGAATACATGCAAAAAGGAAGTTTAGAAAATCACCTTTTCAGAAGTAagaacctatatatatatatttttttttatccaCATATTTGTTACAGAATATTTGATAATTACAAGAATATGTTATCAAAAagtttgacacaaatattattgtCGGAAAACTAGAAGAGGGTGCAGAAACACTTTCGTGGGACACAAGACTTAAGATAGTAATAGGAGCAGCTCGAGGTCTAGCTTTTTTGCACACAACAGAGAAGCAAGTCATTTACCGCGATTTTAAAGCTGCCAATATTTTATTGGATGGGGtaatttctttttctcttatttgtttaaaagTTCAATAGTAACTTATTAATTTTCTTGTTTTGAATTTCAACTTTTAATTTACGAATTATACTGTATAATTAACAAAGAGATTAATTGTTCCATATTAATTACTTGGGGCAGGATTATAATGCCAAGCTTTCTGATTTTGGATTGGCTAAGTTGGGTCCTGCAAATGGCAACTCACATGTGACCACAGGAGTTGTTGGTACTTATGGGTATGCAGCTCCAGAGTACATGGCCTCTGGTAATTTTTACCCTCTTACTACTTCTACCTCTTAGCTAAACATatgatcccacaagtggggtctgaaaAAGGATTGAGTGTACGCAATCTTATCCCTCCCTAACTTGTATGAGATAAAGGGACTAtttccaacaaaaaaaaaaaacgtttTCAAAACAACTACTAAAATGTAGTACCAAAATCTACATTTTTATAGTCAAATTGCCTAGTGTATAGAACAATATTACTTAAGTGCATGATTCGAAGCTCATTAaaagtttttctcttttgattttatttttcttattcatgaaccaccccttcttcattaaagaaaaaatttagaaaatggGGCTAAATCAACAAGTTATGGGGAGATTGGTTTTATGACTCATTAGAAGTGTTGTTTAGTTAATGACCTTTTTTGACAAGAAATATGAGAGATCGATAAATAAATAGGAAATCTTGTATGATCATTTTATTTTAACTTGTAATTGGTCATAGAAGACGTTTCCTCCTCTTTAACTCTTTTATGTGGGTGCTATATGAGCAAGACCAATTTTAGCCCCAAATAAAAAACAATAATACAACGTAAGCTCAACATGTTTGCGATAATTATTCAAACAGTCGTTGACCTTGTGCTACTTTATTTGGAACAGGACATTTATACGTGAAGAGTGATGTGTATGGTTTTGGCGTTGTATTGCTGGAGATCTTAACGGGCCTCCGGGTACTGGACCTGAACCGGCCCAATGGAGAACAAAATCTAGTGGACTGGGCCGAACCGTTATTACCAGACAAGAAGAAGCTAAGGAAACTAATGGACCCAAGGCTAGAGGGAAAGTACCCTACAAAGGCTGCATTTGAAATAGCACAACTAGTACTCCAATGTCTTGAGCCTGATCCTAAAACTAGACCTTCCATTGAACAAGTTTTGGAGTCTTTGGAAAAAATTAACACCATCAAGAAGAAACCTAGAGAATGCAATGCCACCCACAACGTTCGCCTCTCCACGTTAAGAAAACTGTAATTGGTAGCAACACGCACCATTCACCCATCAATCGAAGCTATTGAAGACGACCTGGCGTGTAAATATATATTTCTAAAGAATTTTCTAAATTACAACATCGTTATAGCAGGATAGCattatctttcatttttcttctcatgATTTGCCCTTTTAAGTTACACTTTGCCTTTTATTACTTGAGGGTCATGTTTCCCTTTTTATTACTTGAGGGAAAACAAATAACCTTTGGGAAAAAATTATTGTCAAAGTACTCATTACTCAACCTCACTTCTCCTCCCCCTTTTACCTTCTTGCCCTCTTCTCTATGTAAGGCAATCTTAATTAAGTAAGATCTAATGGGTAGGCAAGTAATACTGAACAGAAGCGCAGAGTAGCACCAAAATGAGCAAGTATGACATAATTTTGGCACAAAAACTTGAAAGTGTGAAACAAGGTAACATAGAAAGAAGATGACCGCAATACTTGAACATACATCTGGACCTTATTCAAGTGCAACATATATTGTGTCGAAGTAAACACAAGATATCGAAGTTTGGTACAAACAGAACATAAAAAAAACAGTACACTTTATAGCACAACAAACAAACGTAATGTTTTTCTTGGTTTAGTATGCAACTTGAAACGTTTTCCCAGTAGCGTTTTCATCTTAGCTTCATCACATTGTAGGCTTTACAGTGAGACGAGAAGCGACCTTCTGACCACAAGACTTGTCAGCCTGCAATGAATCCGCGCAAAAGATTAGTTTTCGTTTCCCGCTCTTAATGTAAGGATAAAGAATCATGCGAAAGAAGAAAAACTCAAACCTGAGACAAGTATGATATCCATATACTGCGTATCTCATAAGTGACTCGGGGATCAGATAAATGCTCAACCCATTTGCTAACATATCTGTCTTGCCTGAAATAGTACAAGTACTCAATTATTCTGCAGGTTCTTGAGAGAGGGAAGAATTGGCGATATTAATGTTATAGAACAACCAAATTAAATTACCTGTCAGGTTCCCAGGATCTGTATCTCTCTCCTGCCTGCTTGAAGTTGTTCTCTTTTTCAATGACACACTAAAACACCAATAATATATATGTGAGTGAAGATTAAACTCATTTAAGAATACAACTCCCTGCACTGATTAATGATTATGATGAACAATAAGTAAAGAGGGTCTCACCATTTCACGCCTTCCTGTCAAGACACGAGAAGGAATTGGGTACTGTTCGGCATGACGACAAGGATCAAACCTTGAGGGCAAATAATCCACCTGCAACATCAAGTCACAACATCAGAAGAGTACTAATATGAACTTGCAATTAGCCTTGGTAAGTCAAAAACATTAGTATACCTCTTCATCGCGATGCATGAAGTTCATAGCACCATCGCGGTGATTATTGTGATGAGCACACTTGGGAGCATTAACAGGAAGCTGCATATAGTTTGGTCCAATGCGGTGTCTCTGAGTATCAGCATACGCGAATATCCTGGTCTGGAGAAGCTTATCCTCCGAATAGTAAACACCAGGGACAATATGGCCAGGGTTAAACGCGAGCTGCTCATTCTCAGCGAAGAAGTTATCAATGTTCCTATTCAATACCAATCGACCAACTGGCATCAATGGCAAGATATCCTCAGGCCAGGTCTTGGTTACATCAAGAGGATCAAAGTCGAATTTGTCTACATCCTCAGTATCCATAATTTGGATAAAAAGTTTCCACTCGGGATAGTTTCCAGCAGCAATCGAGTCGTAGAGATCCTTGGTGGCGTGGCTATGATTTGTACCTCCGACCCTAATAGCTTCTTCCTCCGACATGCACTTAACACCACAAGTTGGCTTCCAGTGAAATTTCACATAATGTGCTTTCCCAGCCTTGTTTATTAATTGATAGGCGTGAACACCATACCCTTCCATGTGTCTGTAATCTGTCGGGAGACAAACATCATCGAAGAACCAAGCGAAAGTATGCAAACTCTCCGGAAGGAAAGAGAAGAAATCAAGGATCCTCCAGTATTCCTGAATGTGTGACTTTGGATTTGGTTTCAGTGCACGAATCGTGTCAGGGAACGATTTTGCATCACGATTAAAGAAGACGGGAACGTTGTTTCCAACCAGATCAAAGTTACCCTGATTCATAAAAACAAGTAAAGATACAGAAGTAAATTAAGAAAATACAATTCCAAGAAAGCAGTAAGTTGATGTGATAAGGCAAATTACCTCTCTGGTGTAAAATTTGACAGCAAAACCGCGAATGTCCCTAAGGGACTCGGGGCTTCCACGCTCATGGACGACAGTAGAGAAGCGGCAAATAACAGGTGTTTGAACACCAGGAGCTCGGAGAAAATCAGCACAGGTAAGATGAGAAATATCATGAGTGACTTCAAAGAAACCCTTGGCACTGGCACCTCTAGCGTGAACAACACGCTCGGGTATCCGCTCACGATCAAAAGTCGCAAGCTTCTCTATTAAGTGATAATCCTCAAGAAGAACAGGCCCTGCCAAAAATATATACGCAATTTTCAATTTCAATGAACGTATTTAATTTGAAGACTCTTAAGTTAAGCTACAAAATAGAACTAATTAAGAGCATTAAGATATCTACGAATGTTCAACTACTAGAATCACTTAAGAACATCTACATAGCGGTTCCTATTTTGTGTTGATCTCATAAAAACATAAATTGTTAAAACGGAGGATTTCTCTTGAATGGAAAATATGAAGAGTTACTTAAAACTTTATTCAGGTTTATTACAGCAGAAACATAAGAATATTTAAGAAGACTAGAGTGTGAAAAGATGTGATCTATTACTTTCCATCATGTATTGTTGCCTTCTATCATCTTTCATCTATAAAACATCTAAGTTTTCCCATAATTCTCTTACATTTTCTATGTTGACCATCATTATGGAGtatcaaattaaacaaaacatgTCTTAAGATTCTAACAAATAGGCGATCACAATTTCCATGAGTTTAACCCATAAAAAGCAACCATCGTTAAGTGAAAGACATGTTGATGTGTCAAAAGTAGTGGTATTTCTAACAAGAGTTTTATCTTGTAAATATATTGATGAACACACGGAAACAGTAGTACTAAAGCAACTCAAATGTCTTGTTCTAAAATTAGATCTATACAGTTCTTTATGTGGATCATTAAAAAGCTGCATTTCATACTAAGTAGAAACCTTAATTAACAGGAATATAaagtttagaaaagaaaaaaaatgattaaaaagatAAAAACCTCTAGGTCCAACGGTCAAGGAAGAAACGTTGTTGTAGACAGGACCACCAGCATTTGTTGTCAAGAAAGGGGAATCATATGCGCTTGATGGTCGAAACTGCATCATTATTTTTTCAAATCAAATCCAACATAATATTCATATAATTAACCAATGAAGATCCGCTAAAAGTAATCACAAGTTGAGCTTTGACAATTTTCAAAGCcttcaaaaaacaaaattaattaatacaAACAAATGATTCCTTCTGAGTGTATCCTATATGATCCATGCAACAGTCTGACATACACAAAGATCCAAAGCCTAGATCCATGGGAGGCGGAGCTAGGGACTCAAGGTTCTGAATTTTAGAACGATGACTTAAAGTGTTCTGAATTTTAAATcgtatttatacatatttaattatttcttaacACAAATACACTAGTTGATTAGATATTATTGGATTCGATCGAATCCAAAGCTCTGGTTCTACCTAAGCCCCTGAGACCCATCATGGCCTTGTCTATGGCGTTTCTAGTGGAGCCttcaaaattaaatatatatgtgtgaaaaataatttttaacctATATACATagtattattttttgaatattgACCACATTCACAATATGTGGCTCCGTTACTGTATATGCTGCCATTTCTCAGCCCAAAGAAGGGTATTTTACGATGTCTTcaaccagtggcggagccacatacACTCTTCGCCGTAAAattaaactgtataactcgataaattattttaaaatatatatatattatacaataacATCTCTTACTTCATGAtgagtttgtttctttatatttttattttctttaacgaAAATCTTGAATCAGTCACTATCTTCAACTCTCAAAGATCGGTGGCCAAGTGAGCCGATCAAGTGTCCGAGGCTTTCCGACAGCTACAGACAGTTTGTTTAACTAGTTGTTtttgttctctttcttttctctctttatgGGCTGGTTTAGTGGCTGAGTATTAAGGGCCATGAGCACCTGAAGGCGTGAGAACACGTGAGAAGATTACACGAGAAATTAATTTATCAGATGTGTCGGTGAAGTTTTGTCTTAGAAATTTCTTTTGAAGGAATTTGAGGatttgattttccttttaaataaATCCTTTTTAATAAGATACGCATAAATTAGTAACGAAATGAAAAATTAGAATATGTATATTTTTCGTGCAGTCTATTtgttcaaaatattatttttcaaatgaCTTTTTCCCAAGTTGTTCGAATGACTAATTAGAGGGTGTCTGGCCGTGACTTCACTCAGCAGATACTGAAGTTATTACTGGCAAGTTAAAGTTTGGAAATCAGTATTTCCATATTGAACTTAATTATGTATTAGAAATATATTGAGGAGTATTTAATTATGTATTACAATTTACAAAACTTCAATCTTTAAGTGTATCACCTTAACCGGGTGTTTAAGAAGCAAACTACAAAACGGAAAAGCTTATACCAAGATTACCAAAGATTTATCAATCCAAATGATAATACGAATCAAATAGCACAAGAACTAAGAAAACAAAGCATCAATAAAAGCTTTGTATTCAAAATATTGATATACCTTAGAGAGATCCATACTGATCGAAACGAGAGGAGAAATTaggagaagaattgaagagagacttgatcaaaatatatattttttggttgGAGTGTGCTGAGAGTGAGAAAGAGCAACTTATTTATAAGCTGTGGAGGGCACTTAGGTAAAATGTTGATACACGTAAAGACCTCATAATGTAAATTTCTGGTATATGTTCTTTCaaactaaattatttttcaataatagaTGATACTGTTCAAATGGATAAGATTTAGTACATATAATAGTTGTAAGCTAATAAAACTAGAGCACACTCATATATAGCATTTTAAAATattgtatttcttgatttttttttttttttaaaagaaaaaaagaagagaaaatagatAATATGTGCCAGCTAGCTTACAAATTACCGGTTATTCATTTACGTGAATTCAATAGTTTTTGCTCAGACTCTGTATATATATTAagtaatttattaaattattatatatatttaattatagaCTCAATTATAATTATATACTAACTTAGGTCATATctataaatttcaaatataaattcGCCGATGAATACCCAAAaactagaagaagaaaaaaagaaacttaGTCAATTTTGGCTACCAGAATCACCATCTAGGTGACTATGATGTGTTAGCTTCTTAGCTAGTACTATTTTGATGATGGTAATTTCTTTAGGAACTTCTAGCTAGGTTAAAATTAAAC
This DNA window, taken from Nicotiana tabacum cultivar K326 chromosome 15, ASM71507v2, whole genome shotgun sequence, encodes the following:
- the LOC107826362 gene encoding putative serine/threonine-protein kinase PIX13 isoform X2, which translates into the protein MQKGSLENHLFRKGAETLSWDTRLKIVIGAARGLAFLHTTEKQVIYRDFKAANILLDGDYNAKLSDFGLAKLGPANGNSHVTTGVVGTYGYAAPEYMASGHLYVKSDVYGFGVVLLEILTGLRVLDLNRPNGEQNLVDWAEPLLPDKKKLRKLMDPRLEGKYPTKAAFEIAQLVLQCLEPDPKTRPSIEQVLESLEKINTIKKKPRECNATHNVRLSTLRKL
- the LOC107826360 gene encoding catalase isozyme 1-like, producing the protein MDLSKFRPSSAYDSPFLTTNAGGPVYNNVSSLTVGPRGPVLLEDYHLIEKLATFDRERIPERVVHARGASAKGFFEVTHDISHLTCADFLRAPGVQTPVICRFSTVVHERGSPESLRDIRGFAVKFYTREGNFDLVGNNVPVFFNRDAKSFPDTIRALKPNPKSHIQEYWRILDFFSFLPESLHTFAWFFDDVCLPTDYRHMEGYGVHAYQLINKAGKAHYVKFHWKPTCGVKCMSEEEAIRVGGTNHSHATKDLYDSIAAGNYPEWKLFIQIMDTEDVDKFDFDPLDVTKTWPEDILPLMPVGRLVLNRNIDNFFAENEQLAFNPGHIVPGVYYSEDKLLQTRIFAYADTQRHRIGPNYMQLPVNAPKCAHHNNHRDGAMNFMHRDEEVDYLPSRFDPCRHAEQYPIPSRVLTGRREMCVIEKENNFKQAGERYRSWEPDRQDRYVSKWVEHLSDPRVTYEIRSIWISYLSQADKSCGQKVASRLTVKPTM
- the LOC107826362 gene encoding putative serine/threonine-protein kinase PIX13 isoform X1, whose amino-acid sequence is MQKGSLENHLFRKEGAETLSWDTRLKIVIGAARGLAFLHTTEKQVIYRDFKAANILLDGDYNAKLSDFGLAKLGPANGNSHVTTGVVGTYGYAAPEYMASGHLYVKSDVYGFGVVLLEILTGLRVLDLNRPNGEQNLVDWAEPLLPDKKKLRKLMDPRLEGKYPTKAAFEIAQLVLQCLEPDPKTRPSIEQVLESLEKINTIKKKPRECNATHNVRLSTLRKL